The following are encoded together in the Acidicapsa ligni genome:
- a CDS encoding efflux RND transporter periplasmic adaptor subunit: MPVTSEVTVQASLPHRGDISEQIVADATLSPLNHAVITPKITSPVKKLYVQRGAHVKAGQLLAVLENSDLSAAVMDNEGAYKSAEAAYANATHATVPEDYTRAELDLKQAKANLELSQSIATARTQLFSQGAIPGRDLDTAKAALVQAQAAYDLAQQHFEAVQKTSNKAALESAKGQLDSAKGKFLGTQAQLSYTEIRSPIDGIVTDMPVYPGETAAAGVPVITVMETSSLIAKLHIAQLMAQQLSVGAEATILVPGMDDPIAGKVTLISPALDPGSTTVEVWVRVENHKEILKAGTPVHVSITGRSANNALLIPTQSLQTAQDGGKFVMVIAADGTAHKHPATIGLQTATISQVLSGITDKDMVITTGSYALDEDTKVKVGAADDKPDAGKSGEDK; this comes from the coding sequence GTGCCAGTAACTTCAGAAGTTACTGTACAAGCGTCTCTGCCGCATCGTGGCGATATCTCGGAACAGATTGTTGCCGATGCAACATTGTCCCCATTGAATCATGCGGTCATTACGCCAAAAATTACATCGCCGGTGAAGAAGCTCTATGTACAACGAGGAGCGCACGTCAAAGCAGGGCAACTATTGGCCGTGCTTGAGAACAGCGATCTATCGGCGGCAGTGATGGATAACGAAGGCGCCTATAAGTCGGCCGAAGCAGCATACGCCAACGCAACCCATGCTACAGTGCCCGAAGACTACACCAGAGCCGAACTTGATTTGAAACAAGCGAAGGCAAATCTGGAATTAAGTCAAAGCATCGCGACCGCGCGCACTCAACTCTTTTCGCAAGGAGCAATTCCAGGCCGTGATCTGGATACAGCGAAAGCGGCGCTTGTGCAGGCGCAGGCCGCTTATGACCTGGCGCAGCAACACTTCGAAGCCGTACAAAAGACCAGCAATAAGGCTGCACTGGAATCCGCCAAGGGACAGCTTGACTCGGCGAAAGGTAAGTTTCTCGGAACGCAGGCTCAGTTGAGTTACACAGAGATTCGCAGTCCTATCGATGGCATTGTCACGGATATGCCCGTATATCCAGGGGAAACAGCAGCCGCTGGAGTTCCTGTTATTACGGTGATGGAGACGTCCTCACTAATTGCCAAACTACACATCGCGCAGTTAATGGCGCAGCAGCTATCCGTTGGTGCAGAAGCAACTATTCTTGTTCCGGGCATGGACGACCCCATCGCAGGCAAGGTCACTCTCATTAGTCCAGCTCTCGACCCTGGCAGCACAACTGTTGAGGTTTGGGTGCGAGTTGAGAATCATAAAGAAATACTCAAGGCTGGAACGCCTGTTCATGTATCGATCACAGGGCGCAGTGCCAACAATGCGCTGCTGATTCCTACACAGTCGCTCCAGACGGCACAGGATGGCGGCAAGTTTGTGATGGTGATTGCTGCAGATGGAACGGCACATAAACACCCGGCAACGATCGGCCTTCAGACTGCAACTATATCCCAGGTGTTGTCCGGCATCACCGACAAAGATATGGTGATCACGACAGGCAGCTATGCTCTGGATGAAGACACGAAGGTCAAGGTCGGTGCTGCAGATGACAAGCCGGATGCAGGAAAGAGCGGAGAAGATAAATGA